The window CCCAGGGAAATCTGTCACAGTGCAGGTCAAGGATGCGACACTACATGGTAGAACACAATGTTTACCCACAGCAACATTagctatattaataataataataataaagcatcagatttatatagcgcttttctagactcTCAAAGATGCTTtgcaatggaatggatacaatATTCTTActttcacactgtggtggcggtaagctacatTAGTAGCCACAGCTAccttggggcaggctgacggaatcgaggctgccagtgtgcgcctacgggccctccgaccaccaccaaacattcgcaccttccatacaccagtatGAGTAGCGCTGGAGGCactgtgtgtgaagtgccttgcccaaggacacatgacttggggagagcggaaatcgaacagccgaccttctggttactaaacggccgtctctacaccctgagccacggccgcaaCAAACTTAGTACTACTTTATCGAAAGCCACAACTCAATTAAAACGTTAAAAACCACAAGACAAAGGATACCACTTTTGCCAGGACAATGTCGCCGGGTCTAAAACATTTGTACGTCTCCACCTGTagaggaaatgaggaaaaacatgtaaattacgttaaattgtgaaatacaCAGAAGCTGTGCAAAGCTACTCTCTGCATCTTTTAAACTAACCTTGTCTTTCTCTGTTGCCCGTACATCTTCTTTTCTGAGCGTCCAGGGAAGATCAGTAGTGTTACATTGCTGAAAAATGATTATCCTTTGAAGCACACTTTATATGTACCTGATCGTTCCTCTAAAGCGGTCCTTCAGTGGTGTGGAGCCGACATAAAGTATGTGGACCTTGGCAAACCTGGGATTGATAGTAGTTACCTGTCCAATCAAAGAACAAGGCCATGTCAGTCTGTAATGTGATGCTTAAATGAAAATACTGAAGAAGTGCATAAAGATAATTATACAGTACAATTCAGTGTGGTATCAGTTATACCATGGATTTGGAAGcaaccattttttaaatggggttttacagtatattagtCAATTTTAATTACCTTACAGGTGACAATTGCGCCAACATCTGGCAGTAGTTGGGCTTCCGTTTCTCTCACAACTGAGATGACTGGTAACTAGAtacgaaaacaaaaaacaaatcgcATCTTTTTCAGAAATACGTCACCTGTTACATTCTGTTAAATAGCCTTAAGACGTGCCACTCCAACAACACATTTCCACACATCTGAATGCCTCGACAGCTTCGTCTGACTGCACCTAACTCATCCTGCCTCTCACCTCCTCGCCTTCGTTTTTCTTGAGCACGTAGCCTGCTAGCGAAGAGTAAATGTAGCCATGCCGCAGGTATACACCAGTTCCAGGAGTACAATCTTCTACACTGCAAAGTTTATCACCTGAACACAAAGATATAACATATTGATGAAATTATGAAGGCGATAAAAATGGTACAAAATACTATAACTGTTAACTGACACTTTGATACAGTCATGTAGCTACTTGAGGGTACCAAAATACTAGAAACAGCTATCAGTATGGTGCAGTGCAATTCTATACTAATACAAATTATAACCATGATTAACATACACAAAATGGAGTGGCAAGCCGTCCATTTGGTACCCGAAGCTTCAGTGGGGATTTAGCTAATTTAATCCACTCATAATCGCAATAAACTGTACAAAAACGTAACATAACAGCATATTGAGAACGGAATGCTGTTATCCTTCCCTGGGGCGATGGGCAGAGCTTCTGCTGATGAATCCTGCCATGGAAAGTAAAAGTCAACAATACACACCCGTAGAAGTAAGACTAAATTACTCCCTTTTGTACGTTACGTAAAACAACGTAACAATGTAGTACACACGTAAATCCTTACAGTTTGATTTCAATAAACACAATCTGCCCATGCGTGGTAGCTACTATTTAGCATGGCTTACCCCTTCAAGCGATGGTTTGAGGGTTTCCGAGAATTGGTAccttaaacaaataaattctgTAGGAGATGTCAGGCTAATGAAGCTATCGCAAATATTTCCGCACGCGGTTACCCTGTTCAACTTGGAGCAACGTCGGAGTTAACATAAAACCCCCCATAAGAAACTCACCAGGAACACACAGCTTCATGGGTGACATGTTTGCGAGAAGAACTACTCGCGAGGCGATTGGTTGTGACGAAAGGTTGATGCTGATCCTGATTGGTCGGTTAAAACCGGAAAGGGGAAACAGAAAAGGATCATATAGATAAACAACTACTAGAGAAAGTCTTGGCTCGTTGAAGACGTGCAGATCTAGTCACCATCGGGTCACTTGAATAAGATCGGCTCGGAAAGCAAACGCGAGGACCATCATGCCAGGTGCTGTGATTATGGAAGACAATTTTGACAAACTATTAGAGCAGTGTGAAGCTCAAGAGCTCGAGGCACCAGGAGGCATTACGACCCCTCAAGTGTATGCACAGCTTTTGGCActttatttattacataatGATATGAACAACGCCAGGTATCTCTGGAAGAGGATTCCCCAGGCAATAAAAGCAGCAGATGCTGAACTAGCAGCAATTTGGACAGTTGGACAGCACATGTGGCAACGAGATTTCCCTGGGATCTACACGTCTATTGCGGCTTATCAGTGGTCAGAAAATATTCTCCCAGTAATGGAGGCCCTTCAAGAGAGTACGCGACAACGGGCCTACGGGCTTGTGGCGCGGGCGTACACTTCCATCACCGTTGAAGATTGTGCTGCCTTTGCGGGTTACTCTGTGGAAGAGGCCGTCAAAAGTGTGGTGAGTCAGGGCTGGCAGGCAGACCCCGCTACCAGGATGGTGATGCCGAAAAAGCCTGATCATCCCCCCGTTTCGTCGGTTCCCAACGAGCAGCAGTTGGCCAGACTCACCGACTACGTGGCTTTCCTGGAGAACTGATAACCACCACAACCCGTCGCAaccgtttttctttctttgtgcaGACTCATCACCGTGCTTGTATCTTTCTATgattaaaaacatacacaaaaaagaCCTCGTCGCCATATTGAACCGGGAGTTTCGGTGGTTTGTTATGATACAAGACATGTAGGATATATAATACAACGGGTGTCTGTTAttcaattttttcccctcactgtttattttttgtaaatctcTGAAGTGTTtgaaatgatcacttctacaacacTACAAGCAAATAAATTACAATGACCCATCAGTGGTGTGGTGAAATATTGTCAGAACGATTAGCTACTCATGTGATCCTTGGGCACCTTGTATGTGGCCCCTGATCTATACTAATTTggggattatttaaaaaaaaaaaaagaatatatatatatatatatatatatatatatatatatatatatacacacatacaaataattATTGATGATTTATAAAATTTGGGGGAAATAACCTTTTCACAGGACAGATATCTGTATTTTTAATGCTCTATTAGGTCTGTCATTAGAACATGTCTAAAACAGaatataaataaaaggaaaagttGGGTGTCTTTGGGGGCATTTCTCATCAGGAAAAGaatgttttatattaaaaataaacatcagaaAGTAGATGTGAAACTGCCACTTGTGAGGTTGTCACAGGGaaacagtggggggggggggggtatgctgaaaaagattttaaacatgtaacagctcaccacatttattattttcgCAAAGTCACAGCAAAGACAAGTGCAAAGTGAATAAACATGGTCTTTCAACAACAACGTTACTATATTGTCAGGTGACTGAACATACCGCCAAGGTCCAACATGAACATTTTGATCAGTACATACATGCATCACAATATCCATTTTCTAAAACCCTtcttatgacaaaaaaaatatatgattcaATTAAATCCTATAGAGTATTATTGAATTAAACTTGGTGCTGTGTGAGGTTTGTGATGTTAACAACACTAGCAGGCTTGTTactcaaatattttgttaactGAACAGCACAGCATTGATCTAAATACTAGCCCAATCACTGGATCGGAgttcatttttttgctttgccctGAGCCGCCACAGCAGCCATGGCCTTCTGTACAGTCTCTTCATCTCCGAGAAACTGCATTGGTCCCATGGGCTTCAAATTTTTGTCCAACTCGTACACAACAGGAATACCTGTAGGAAGGTTCAACTCCATGATGGCCTCCTCAGACATTCCTGCGATATAATAGGCAGAATTTACAACATAGAAGCATCATTTGTTATTATCTGATCAATTTAGCTCAAGGTTCAACAGCCTGACTCAACAAGTCTAGGCGTAATGGGCTATTTGCTCCTCTGCTTTTGAGCACCACCAGAGTCAGTTGCACAGAGAAAGTTATCCTTTTGACCAGTTGGCAACTAACAACAAGATGCTCTTTCGTTGCTCAACCAACGCTAAATCAGCGCAAAAGAGCAACATCGCAGAGAAGTgttgaaaagtggaaaaaacttaTTCATTTGTGAATGTAGTTTTTGTCTGAACAAAGAGCTCTTAATAAGGCTTCATTTATATACTTACCCTCAAGGTGCTTGACGATGCCACGGAGACTGTTGCCATGGGCAGCAATCAGCACCCTCTTCCCTTCTTTGATCTGTGGAACGATCTCATCGTTCCAAAACGGAAGAGCCCTCGCAATGGTATCCTTCAGGCTCTCACAAGTTGGAAGCTGCTCCTCTGTCAGATCAGCATAACGTCGGTCCTAtaccaaagaaaatgtttacatgcCGTTTATCGTTTTACAGTCATGAGGCACTAATCAATGTCAGAATAAAATATAGCCTCAATTACACAACCTGTTTAAGCCTCAATTTAGTCGCCTTCTATTTGCTGTTCTGTCTAAAATTACAGGCTTCTTTTCCCAATATTCCACCTTCTGAGGTAGTCTGGCTAAACGAAGAATGCCGGAATGGTGGGCCAGGACCCCATTGTGacaatttacacttttttctcCTGTGGTTAAAATGATGCAGTGTATTTGCATATTTCCCGAAACCCAGCGCCATCAGTTTTTTCCccttgtatttactgtacatttgtgcTTCTGTATTTTAACCATACAAAGCAATTTGTGAGCCCTCTCTGTGCAAAGTGCTGTATAAATGAAACAATAACCTATTTACATTCTTGTCCATTAGCTTCTATTTAACTTGCCAAAATCACGTGTGCAAATTACTCCATGCATTTTTCGATTATCTCCATTTTGAAGTGTTTACTATTCCCATTTCAGAATCAAATCCGCACTCATTGAAGCATTCGGTTCGGTATACACTTATCATGAAAAAGACAATTGAGCTGCTGCACGTGAGCTTGGAGTCAATGAATTGATGATGACATCTAGCATTATGGCTCTCGTGAGCAAGAGCTCTGTGCAAAAGAGGCTAATCACTAGTTGATGTCTTCCGGAGTAACCTTGCTTATGGTCTGATAGAAGTCATGGCCCTC of the Vanacampus margaritifer isolate UIUO_Vmar chromosome 7, RoL_Vmar_1.0, whole genome shotgun sequence genome contains:
- the LOC144054682 gene encoding phosphoglycerate mutase 1, with protein sequence MAAYKLVLIRHGESCWNQENRFCGWFDADLSETGEQEAKRGGQALKDAGYEFDICYTSVLKRAVRTLWLVLDGIDQMWLPVHRTWRLNERHYGGLTGLNKAETAAKHGEAQVKIWRRSFDIPPPSMDEGHDFYQTISKDRRYADLTEEQLPTCESLKDTIARALPFWNDEIVPQIKEGKRVLIAAHGNSLRGIVKHLEGMSEEAIMELNLPTGIPVVYELDKNLKPMGPMQFLGDEETVQKAMAAVAAQGKAKK
- the exosc1 gene encoding exosome complex component CSL4 encodes the protein MSPMKLCVPGDKLCSVEDCTPGTGVYLRHGYIYSSLAGYVLKKNEGEELPVISVVRETEAQLLPDVGAIVTCKVTTINPRFAKVHILYVGSTPLKDRFRGTIRKEDVRATEKDKVETYKCFRPGDIVLAKVISLGDVQSNYLLTTAENELGVVVAHSEAGAQMVPISWCEMQCPLTHAKEFRKVARVQPEFLQA